The proteins below come from a single Anolis sagrei isolate rAnoSag1 chromosome 8, rAnoSag1.mat, whole genome shotgun sequence genomic window:
- the MAF gene encoding transcription factor Maf isoform X1 — MPSSELSLGNNAGGGGGGGSSDLPTSPLAMEYVNDFDLMKFEVKKEPLESERLISQCGRLIAGGSLSSTPMSTPCSSVPPSPSFSAPSPGSSGGGGGGGGGQSGGTGSHGGPGHDQKGPLEDYYWMSGYPTQLNPEALAFSPEDAVEALISSSHHQLQSVARNAAAFDGYPRGQQLGGNPDEMGSAAAVVSAVIAAAAAQQQQNGAQHYHHHHHHHPHHHSSAASSNPPPPPPHPNSAPPPPPPVSSSHSSSPFDDRFSDDQLVTMSVRELNRQLRGVSKEEVIRLKQKRRTLKNRGYAQSCRFKRVQQRHVLESEKTQLLSQVEHLKQEISRLVRERDAYKEKYEKLVSSGFRESNAGGGGVVVGAGNGGSGNGNGNGGGHDNSGSRASPSSPEFFMSDLRNCKLLLV; from the exons ATGCCTTCCTCGGAGCTCTCGCTGGGCAACAACGCCGGGGGTGGCGGCGGCGGAGGGAGCTCGGACTTGCCCACCAGCCCCTTGGCCATGGAGTACGTCAACGACTTCGACCTCATGAAGTTCGAGGTGAAGAAGGAGCCGCTGGAGAGCGAGCGGCTCATCAGCCAGTGCGGGAGGCTCATCGCCGGCGGGTCGCTCTCCTCCACGCCGATGAGCACGCCGTGCAGCTCGGTGCCGCCTTCGCCCAGCTTCTCCGCACCCAGCCCGGGCTcttccggaggaggaggaggaggaggaggagggcagagcgGCGGGACCGGCAGCCACGGAGGGCCCGGCCACGACCAGAAGGGCCCCCTGGAAGACTACTACTGGATGAGCGGCTACCCGACGCAGCTCAACCCGGAGGCGCTGGCGTTCAGTCCCGAGGACGCGGTGGAAGCCCTCATCAGCAGCAGCCACCACCAGCTCCAAAGCGTGGCTCGCAACGCCGCCGCCTTCGATGGCTACCCGAGAGGGCAACAGCTGGGGGGCAACCCGGACGAGATGGGCTCCGCTGCGGCGGTCGTGTCCGCTGTCATCGCAGCCGCGGCGGCTCAGCAGCAGCAGAACGGAGCGcagcactaccaccaccaccaccaccaccacccgcaCCACCACTCTTCCGCGGCGAGTAgcaaccctcctcctcctcctccgcaccCGAATTccgcacctcctcctcctcctccggtgtCGTCGTCGCACTCCTCGTCCCCTTTCGACGACCGCTTCTCCGACGACCAGCTGGTCACCATGTCGGTGCGGGAGCTGAACCGGCAGCTCCGCGGCGTGAGCAAGGAGGAGGTGATCCGGCTCAAGCAGAAGCGCCGCACGCTCAAGAACCGCGGCTACGCCCAGTCCTGCCGCTTCAAGCGGGTCCAGCAGCGCCACGTGCTCGAGTCCGAGAAGACCCAGCTCCTCTCGCAGGTCGAGCACCTCAAGCAGGAGATCTCCAGGCTGGTCCGGGAGAGGGACGCCTACAAGGAGAAGTACGAGAAGCTCGTCAGCAGCGGGTTCCGAGAAAGCAACGCCGGCGGAGGGGGAGTCGTAGTGGGCGCCGGGAACGGAGGCAGCGGCAACGGCAACGGCAACGGAGGCGGCCACGACAACAGCGGGAGCCGAGCCAGCCCCTCCTCGCCCGAGTTTTTCAT gagcgacttgagaaactgcaagttgcttctggtgtga
- the MAF gene encoding transcription factor Maf isoform X2 translates to MPSSELSLGNNAGGGGGGGSSDLPTSPLAMEYVNDFDLMKFEVKKEPLESERLISQCGRLIAGGSLSSTPMSTPCSSVPPSPSFSAPSPGSSGGGGGGGGGQSGGTGSHGGPGHDQKGPLEDYYWMSGYPTQLNPEALAFSPEDAVEALISSSHHQLQSVARNAAAFDGYPRGQQLGGNPDEMGSAAAVVSAVIAAAAAQQQQNGAQHYHHHHHHHPHHHSSAASSNPPPPPPHPNSAPPPPPPVSSSHSSSPFDDRFSDDQLVTMSVRELNRQLRGVSKEEVIRLKQKRRTLKNRGYAQSCRFKRVQQRHVLESEKTQLLSQVEHLKQEISRLVRERDAYKEKYEKLVSSGFRESNAGGGGVVVGAGNGGSGNGNGNGGGHDNSGSRASPSSPEFFMYPRDSSASVM, encoded by the coding sequence ATGCCTTCCTCGGAGCTCTCGCTGGGCAACAACGCCGGGGGTGGCGGCGGCGGAGGGAGCTCGGACTTGCCCACCAGCCCCTTGGCCATGGAGTACGTCAACGACTTCGACCTCATGAAGTTCGAGGTGAAGAAGGAGCCGCTGGAGAGCGAGCGGCTCATCAGCCAGTGCGGGAGGCTCATCGCCGGCGGGTCGCTCTCCTCCACGCCGATGAGCACGCCGTGCAGCTCGGTGCCGCCTTCGCCCAGCTTCTCCGCACCCAGCCCGGGCTcttccggaggaggaggaggaggaggaggagggcagagcgGCGGGACCGGCAGCCACGGAGGGCCCGGCCACGACCAGAAGGGCCCCCTGGAAGACTACTACTGGATGAGCGGCTACCCGACGCAGCTCAACCCGGAGGCGCTGGCGTTCAGTCCCGAGGACGCGGTGGAAGCCCTCATCAGCAGCAGCCACCACCAGCTCCAAAGCGTGGCTCGCAACGCCGCCGCCTTCGATGGCTACCCGAGAGGGCAACAGCTGGGGGGCAACCCGGACGAGATGGGCTCCGCTGCGGCGGTCGTGTCCGCTGTCATCGCAGCCGCGGCGGCTCAGCAGCAGCAGAACGGAGCGcagcactaccaccaccaccaccaccaccacccgcaCCACCACTCTTCCGCGGCGAGTAgcaaccctcctcctcctcctccgcaccCGAATTccgcacctcctcctcctcctccggtgtCGTCGTCGCACTCCTCGTCCCCTTTCGACGACCGCTTCTCCGACGACCAGCTGGTCACCATGTCGGTGCGGGAGCTGAACCGGCAGCTCCGCGGCGTGAGCAAGGAGGAGGTGATCCGGCTCAAGCAGAAGCGCCGCACGCTCAAGAACCGCGGCTACGCCCAGTCCTGCCGCTTCAAGCGGGTCCAGCAGCGCCACGTGCTCGAGTCCGAGAAGACCCAGCTCCTCTCGCAGGTCGAGCACCTCAAGCAGGAGATCTCCAGGCTGGTCCGGGAGAGGGACGCCTACAAGGAGAAGTACGAGAAGCTCGTCAGCAGCGGGTTCCGAGAAAGCAACGCCGGCGGAGGGGGAGTCGTAGTGGGCGCCGGGAACGGAGGCAGCGGCAACGGCAACGGCAACGGAGGCGGCCACGACAACAGCGGGAGCCGAGCCAGCCCCTCCTCGCCCGAGTTTTTCAT